A region of the Acidobacteriota bacterium genome:
CGCGTTTTTCCTGGGGTTTCGCGCAGTTGCGCTCCACCCCAGGCTATATGCTCGCCGCCCGCATTCGCGGGCTGAGACAAACCAATTCCCTGAAAAGATTTGGGTAAAGACAAGGGGCGTTGCCCTGGGCTATTTTCTTTTGCCCTTTCAGCGCATTTACCCCTTACCGAATCTTGCACAGCAAACATCACATCATCCAAGGTCATTCCCTGGTGTGACGCTGGGCCATTTTCTTTTGCCCATTCAGGTTTTTTCACCTCTCATCGAACCTTGACTACCACAAACGTCACGTCGTCTTCCAGCGGGCGGCCTTCGGCCCAGGTTTCCGCTTCGGTGATCATGCGTTCAATGATGGCTTGGGCGGTGCGCGTAGCGGATTCTGCCAGCATCTGCCTGGGAGAATCGTAGCCCAGCATTTCGCCAAAAGGATTAAACCGCTCGGGCAAACCATCGCTCATCAGAACAATGACATCGCCCGAAGCGATGGGCATTGCTTGCTGGCGATAGCGATAACTGGTCATGCTGCCCAGGGGAACTCCGGTCAACCGCACTTCTTCGACGGAAGCAGTTGCGGCGCGGTAAATCAACACCGGAGGCATCCCGGCGGAACTGACCGTCAGCGTATGCCCGTTGATCCGAGCAACCGTCATCGCCATAAACAGCGAGCGCAAATTCATCTGCTTCAAGGCGCGCGAGGAGTGCGAAAAGAACTCGGTCACGTCCGGCGTTTCCGCCAAATGATTGAACAGACTTTTTGCCGCCGTGACAACGGTTCCGGCCTTCAGCCCATGCCCGGTCGCATCTCCCACGACGATGGTCAGTTCGCCTGAAGCCGACAAATGAAAGTCGTAATAATCGCCGCCGACTTCGGTCGCGGTTTTCATATACGCTGCAATTTCCAGATGCGGCAGCGTTGGAATCGTTTTCGGCAGCATGGAGATCTGCAACTGACGCGCTTCCTCCAATTCCCTGGCGCGCTGTTCGTTTTCGGCTTCGACTTCTTCGCGGCGTCGAGCTTCTTCGATCATTCGTTCAATTAGTCGAACGTTTTCAATGGCAAACGAAGTCGAGCCCGCGACGCTCATCAATAATTTTTTGTCTTCACCGGAAAACGGCAAATCACCTAACCGCGGCCCAAGCGAAATCACTCCCATCAACCCTTCATTTGCCGTGAGCGGCAACAGTAAAGCTGACTTCACAGCGCGCAACGTCCGCGACTCTTCATTTTCACCTTCTTCACCTTCACCCTCTTTCAACGATCCAACTTCTTCGCCTGACTCGTTATCAGCCGTTGGTAATAAAGCATCCAGGGGTTGGCCACTCTGGGCGATGGATAAAATCCTCTCGCCTTTCTGGCTCAACCAAACTGGAGGCTGAGCGCCGGTTCGATTTACAACATCACGTGACCAGACACTGCAATAATCGCCGCTGTCTTCGCGCAGAAAAATCGTCAGGTTTTCTGTTTGCAATGCAGACTGGATTCGGGTTCCGACAAGCTGAACCAAATCAGGGAGACTTTTGGTTATTCGCAACTGTTCGGTTAGCTCCGCTAGAATCTGTTGTGCGTCATAAGATTGACGAAAGAAGCGACGATCAATTAGCGGAGCCAGATAGCGCCCGTAAAAACGATGCATGACGTTCCAAATGGCGATGGCGACTGCGGCGGCAACCAATCGCAACTTGGTTGACGGCACCCAACCGGCGGTCAGTTTTTGAAGCAGCGCCGTCGCCACGAACAACACCAAAACGGCCTCCAGCAAAATTGCACCCCGAGCCACCAGTAAATATCGAACGCCTCGCCGCAGTAAAACCCCGACCGGAATCACCTGGTGCTTCACGATTGCATACGCAAACGAAAGCGGAACCAGCGGCATGGTCAGGAGCATCGTTTGGTTTAATCGGAGATAAAGCTCAGGATGACTTTTGCTGACACCAAGAAAGGTCAATGTCGGCAAAGCAAAAAAATTCAGCAAGCCGAGTCCGCTGCCTGCGGCAATGACATGCAGTTTGCGGCGGGACAAAGCGCCAGCCGCGCGATACCCAATCACCAAAGCGACCAGCGTTGCCGCCATATATCCAACTGCAATAAATTCTGCCAAGGGAAAGAACCATTGCGTGCTGTACATTTTCCGAGCGATTGGCAACAGCCGAGGGAAGTATCGCCAGAAATCCGTCAGTGCGAACCACGGCATGACAATCAACAGGCACGGCCAATATAGGTGCCGTTCCAACCGGGGAAAGCGTCGTAACAACGGGGAGCGTTGCGGAAAGACCAGAAAAAAGTGGAGCGAGAAAACAATGAAGGTCGCGCTGAAAATTCGACCGATGGAAGCAAACTGTGCGAATGCGCGCGGCGCGGATGCCATGGATTCCGGTTCGACCGCCGCCAGCGTGCCCAGCATTGCCGCCAGCAAACACGCCTGTTTGTCGTACGGCTTCAGCAGAAACACTGCCAGCGCCGTCACCAGAAACAGCAGAAATACCAACGGGCGCATGACGGCTGTGAACCAGGCAGCAGAAGGCGCGGCAAAGGTCATAAGTGAGACCTCCGACGATTGGCCATTGCGCAAAACCATCAGACTGTAAAAAACTCCCTGCCCCGCGCTGACGATTCGATTTACTTCCGCTCTCAAAGCCTCGCCGTTTTTGCCGTTGACGGCCAGGATTTCATCGCCCGGCATCAATTGTCCGGTCAACTCTTCACGTTCCAGCCGACTGATCAACGACCTGCCGCCAACCTGTTCCATTGCCCAACCCAGCCGCCCGTGCCTGGTCAGATCGAAAACAGTTGACCAAGCCGTTGCGGCAATCGGCGCGAGCAGCAACAGGAACAAAAACCATCCAAGCCCGATCCGCCAACGCGCTGACAGATTGTCCATTATTCTTCCTCTCCGACGTTTTTTAGCTTCAAGACAACCAACGTCACATCGTCATCTTGAGGTAACCCGGCTGCCCAAATATCTCCGGCTTTAGTTAAATGTTCGACGATTTCTTGTGGAGAGGTCTTCGCCACTTCGACCAAAGCGTCGCGTACCCGGTCGTAATCGAACATTTCGCCTTCACGGTTAAAACGTTCCGGCAACCCATCGCTCATCATCACAACCACATCGCCTGTTTCCAGAATCACCGCTCGTTCGCGGTACTCATAACTTGTCACGCTTCCCAAGGGCATGGCCTGGATTGAAACTTCCTCAATCCAGGCCAAGTCGCTTGCGGTAGATAAAAACTGGCAGCATTCCGGCGCAGGAAAGTTTCAATTCATTGCCGCGCAGTTTGGCCATTGTCAGCCCCATAAACAGCGATCGCAAATTCATGGCTTTCAATACGCGTGATGACTGATTCAGCACAGGCGCAAGCTCCGGTTCGCGCGCGAAGCAGTGAAAAAGACTTTTCATCGCCGTCACCATCGTTCCGGCTTTCAACCCGTGTCCGGTGGCGTCGCCGACCGCTACGGTCAATGTGCCGTCATCCAACAAATGAAAATCGTAATAATCGCCGCCGACTTCGGCTGCCGTCGTTCCAGCTTGCAGAATATCCATCAGAACTCCCCTTCCTCGGCAATGAGACAGAATAAACATAGAGAGCAAAATAAACTGACATTAGCGTCAGCAGTATTCCGCTGAGTATTATCCGCAGACGTTTAGACATGCTCATCTCCAAGCCCTCGATGTTACGTGCTGTTCGTTCCCAACTGGTTGTTCATGCTGAAAAGTTGCGCGTCAAAGCGATTATGCTAAGATTGGTTGCACTTTCAAGCTTTACAGATTTTCCCTGCTTTTATTTCTGTTGGAGGTTATTCAACGTGCCAAATCCGTTTTCGATCCAGACTGCCGTTGAGGGAGGTCTTTCGATCATTTCACTTGAGGGCTTCGTGGATGCTCACACCGCACCCCAATTTGAAAATGCCGTGCAATCCGAAATTGACTCCGGTCGCATCAGCATCATCGTGAACTGCGAAAAACTGAGCTACATTTCATCTGCCGGCCTTGGCGTTTTTATGAGTTTTGTGGAAGAAGTCCGCGATCGAGGTGGCGACATCAAAATCTGCGGCCTCGTTCCCAAGGTCAAACACACCTTCGAGATTCTGGGCTTTCAGGATATTTTTGAAATGCTTGAAGACCAACCCACCGCCAAACAAAAATTCGCTGCGAGTTGAACGTCCGGCTGTCAGACTAAAAGACAGCAAGGCAATTTTAGGAGGCTACAAAACGATGGCCGCCATCGAACGAAAATTCACGTTGCAAGTCCCTTCATCCACGGAAAATCTTGCGCTGATTCGCGAGTTTGTTACCAGCATTGGTCGACAAGCGACACTGAGCGAAGAAGAAATCAACAACCTCGAACTGGCCGTTGACGAAGCGTGCGCCAACGTCATTGAACATGCTTACGGCCACGACATCACCAAAGATGTCAGCGTGCGCGCCACTTTTGACGATGAAAAGCTGAAGATTTCCGTCATTGACGAAGGACGCGGTTTTGACCCTGCCAAGATAAACCAAAAATCCGTTGACGAATTGATTCACGAGCGCCGTTCGGGTGGGCTGGGCATTCGCCTTATCAAAACTCTGATGGATGAAGTCAGTTACGAAATCGAGCCGGGCGAGAAAAACGAACTGCATATGACCAAGTTGATCAAAAAGTAGTTGAAGAGTTTTTGAGAAGAAGACAAACGCCGGCGTACCTCAAGATAAACTCCAAATTTGAAAACTGGCTGATTATTCAATTGGCTGCCCAATAATCAACGCACTCTTTCCCGGCATTCATCATTTCAACGATCCGCATGACTCAATCAAACGTCTCAAGGCTGGAAACCACTTTGGAATCGGCAGAAGCATTGCTGGAATCGGCGCAATTGCTGCATTCATCGTTAAACCTGGATGATTTGTTGCGACATCTGCTCCGCTCCGTCATGGGCAGATTGCTGATCAGCAAAAGCCTGATTGCAGTGACCGAAGACGGCGTCATGCGATTGGCTTTGGTTCGCGGCCTTCCCAAACTTGTCATTGGCGATGAATTCGATGAACGACTGGCTCGATCAATGGGAATCGAAGCCATTTTGCCAATCGGGGACGAATCGAAACCCGTCGGCCTGCTCGGCATCAAGTCGCCAGCCAGTAAAAAGATCGGCGAGGACGAACTCGAATTTCTAAAAGCGCTGCTGGGCATTGCCGCCAGTGGCATTTCCAATGCCCGCGCCCATGCGGAAGCCCAACAACTCAATCAGGAACTGGATCAAAAAGTTCAAGAGCTAAAAACCTTGCTTGATTTGGTTCGCGGTTTAACCGGAACCATTGAACCCGACGAAGTCGCTCAATTGTTAATGCTGACGCTGACTGGCCGCTGGGCTGTCAGGCGGTACGCGTTGGTTGCCTGGAAAAAAGGCCATCCGCCGGTGTTGCGCATGAAGGGTATGGAGTTGAGCGACCTGGATAATTACGAAGGTTTTGGCATTGATGTCGAATCCCTGGACGACGCTGTTCGAGTCGCCGACCTGCCGGAATGCAGCCTGAAAACCCTTTTGCGCGAAGAACAAGGCGAAATTTTGTTTCCAATCAAAGCCGGCGACGAAACGACAGGCGGTTTTGCCCTGCTGGGACCGCGTCCGGGCAATCTTTCCTACAGCGAATCCGATCTGGAGTTTGGCGCCGGATTGACCGCGCAGGCCGCTGTCGCGTTTGAAAACGCCTGGTTCGTCCGCGAAACCCTGGAACGCAAAAAGATGGAGCAGGAATTGGCGCTGGCAGCTTCCATTCAACAAAACCTGTTCCCAGCCAAACTACCCATGATCACCGGCTATGACTTGGCGGCGCGCAATCGTCCGGCGAGAACCTGTGGCGGTGATTATTACGACGCATTGCCCTTCACGACCGGCGAAAATGTCTGCTGTCATTTAATCTGCG
Encoded here:
- a CDS encoding SpoIIE family protein phosphatase; this encodes MDNLSARWRIGLGWFLFLLLLAPIAATAWSTVFDLTRHGRLGWAMEQVGGRSLISRLEREELTGQLMPGDEILAVNGKNGEALRAEVNRIVSAGQGVFYSLMVLRNGQSSEVSLMTFAAPSAAWFTAVMRPLVFLLFLVTALAVFLLKPYDKQACLLAAMLGTLAAVEPESMASAPRAFAQFASIGRIFSATFIVFSLHFFLVFPQRSPLLRRFPRLERHLYWPCLLIVMPWFALTDFWRYFPRLLPIARKMYSTQWFFPLAEFIAVGYMAATLVALVIGYRAAGALSRRKLHVIAAGSGLGLLNFFALPTLTFLGVSKSHPELYLRLNQTMLLTMPLVPLSFAYAIVKHQVIPVGVLLRRGVRYLLVARGAILLEAVLVLFVATALLQKLTAGWVPSTKLRLVAAAVAIAIWNVMHRFYGRYLAPLIDRRFFRQSYDAQQILAELTEQLRITKSLPDLVQLVGTRIQSALQTENLTIFLREDSGDYCSVWSRDVVNRTGAQPPVWLSQKGERILSIAQSGQPLDALLPTADNESGEEVGSLKEGEGEEGENEESRTLRAVKSALLLPLTANEGLMGVISLGPRLGDLPFSGEDKKLLMSVAGSTSFAIENVRLIERMIEEARRREEVEAENEQRARELEEARQLQISMLPKTIPTLPHLEIAAYMKTATEVGGDYYDFHLSASGELTIVVGDATGHGLKAGTVVTAAKSLFNHLAETPDVTEFFSHSSRALKQMNLRSLFMAMTVARINGHTLTVSSAGMPPVLIYRAATASVEEVRLTGVPLGSMTSYRYRQQAMPIASGDVIVLMSDGLPERFNPFGEMLGYDSPRQMLAESATRTAQAIIERMITEAETWAEGRPLEDDVTFVVVKVR
- a CDS encoding serine/threonine-protein phosphatase, with amino-acid sequence MPLGSVTSYEYRERAVILETGDVVVMMSDGLPERFNREGEMFDYDRVRDALVEVAKTSPQEIVEHLTKAGDIWAAGLPQDDDVTLVVLKLKNVGEEE
- a CDS encoding SpoIIE family protein phosphatase, which translates into the protein MDILQAGTTAAEVGGDYYDFHLLDDGTLTVAVGDATGHGLKAGTMVTAMKSLFHCFAREPELAPVLNQSSRVLKAMNLRSLFMGLTMAKLRGNELKLSCAGMLPVFIYRKRLGLD
- a CDS encoding STAS domain-containing protein, which encodes MLRLVALSSFTDFPCFYFCWRLFNVPNPFSIQTAVEGGLSIISLEGFVDAHTAPQFENAVQSEIDSGRISIIVNCEKLSYISSAGLGVFMSFVEEVRDRGGDIKICGLVPKVKHTFEILGFQDIFEMLEDQPTAKQKFAAS
- a CDS encoding ATP-binding protein; protein product: MAAIERKFTLQVPSSTENLALIREFVTSIGRQATLSEEEINNLELAVDEACANVIEHAYGHDITKDVSVRATFDDEKLKISVIDEGRGFDPAKINQKSVDELIHERRSGGLGIRLIKTLMDEVSYEIEPGEKNELHMTKLIKK
- a CDS encoding SpoIIE family protein phosphatase, producing the protein MTQSNVSRLETTLESAEALLESAQLLHSSLNLDDLLRHLLRSVMGRLLISKSLIAVTEDGVMRLALVRGLPKLVIGDEFDERLARSMGIEAILPIGDESKPVGLLGIKSPASKKIGEDELEFLKALLGIAASGISNARAHAEAQQLNQELDQKVQELKTLLDLVRGLTGTIEPDEVAQLLMLTLTGRWAVRRYALVAWKKGHPPVLRMKGMELSDLDNYEGFGIDVESLDDAVRVADLPECSLKTLLREEQGEILFPIKAGDETTGGFALLGPRPGNLSYSESDLEFGAGLTAQAAVAFENAWFVRETLERKKMEQELALAASIQQNLFPAKLPMITGYDLAARNRPARTCGGDYYDALPFTTGENVCCHLICVADVSGKGLPASLLMSNMQATMRALLGRIPTLTELASHTNALLYATTPSNKYVTAILVEMDFNTGKGRYVNAGHTDCLLLRASGEVEWLKSTGTPLGLMDPNLVNLMTPYEERAFELRSGDLVALFSDGVTEAQDEDENEFGEQRTADFIRPIAHELADTIVDKVFAEIDRFAGNAPQYDDITLFVIKREA